In Candidatus Eisenbacteria bacterium, the DNA window GCCGCAACCGGTACGGTTTCCGGATGGCGGTCGGTCGCCTTCCCCGATCAATTCACGACCAGGACAGCAGACGGAGAATCCGGCATCGGCGCGCCCCGGGCCGCCGGGCCAGGAAGTGGGTGAACTAGATGCCGCGCAACAACCTCGTATCGAGACCCCGAAAGGGAGACCACATCCGCAGGGTCGGCATCGTCTTCGCTGGCGGGCCCGCCCCGGCGGCGAACGCCGTGATCAGCGCCGCCGCGGTCAGCTTCCTGGACGACGATCGCGAGGTCGTAGGCTTCCTGCACGGCTACGAGAACCTCCAGAAGTACCATCCCGTGACGCACAGACTCGTCCGGGAGGAACACTACAGGGAACTGACGCAGAAGGAGGTGACCGGCAGCCGCAATTCCCAGGGGATCCTGATCGGCACCTCGCGCGCCAACCCCGGCAAGGGGCTCTGTCGTGCCGAAGATCTCAACGACCCGGAGAAGACCGTCGGGCTGCGAAATGTCTACTCGGCCTTCGTGGACCTCAGGATCGACGCCCTCATCTCGATCGGCGGCGACGACACCCTGAAGACGGCGAATCTCCTCCACGAGTTCCAGAAGCGCCTTCCTCCCGAGGCGAAGAGAATCCAGATCGTCCATCTGCCGAAGACGATCGACAACGACTACCAGGGGATCGACTTCACCTTCGGCTACTTCACCGCGGTCGACTTCATCGCGAAGGAGATGAAGAACCTGCGCGCGGACGCCGAGGCTGGGCGTGTCTACTACATCGCGGAGTGCATGGGGCGCAAGGCCGGATGGCTCTCCTACGGGGTCGGGATCGCGGGCGAGGCGAACATGGTCATCTCCGTCGAGGACGTCGATCAGGGGATGATGTTCGATGACGAGGTGGTCGATCCCGCGACCGGCGGGACGCGCGCGGAGCGGCGCCTCAAGATCGAGGCGCTCGTCGATCAGATCGTGAACCTGATGATCGCCCGCGAGAGGCGCGAGGACAAGCACTTCGGCACCGTCGTCCTCGCCGAAGGGCTCGCCGAGCTGTTCCCAGAGCGCTACATACGGTGCATCCCCAAAGACGAGCACGGCAACATCTCGATCGGCAAGATCGACATCGGCAAGGAGATCGCCCGCCTCGTCGCGGAGGAGTACCGCAAGCGCACGGGAAAGGACAGGAAGGTGATCGGCCTCCAGCTCGGCTACGAGTCGCGCTGCGCCCCGCCTCACGCCTTCGACGTCATGCTCGGCAGCCAGCTCGGGATCGGCGCCTACAGGGCCCTTGTGGAGGAGAACCTCGACGGCCACATGGTGAGCGTGACCGGTCAGCTCGAGCTGACGTACGTGCCGTTCCAGCGCCTCGTCAATCCGCAGACGCTGAAGACGGAGGTGCGGTTCATCCGCCCCGACTCCGACTTCCACCTGCTCGCCCGCTTCCTCGAGAGCAGGACCGAGGTCCGCGGAGACTGAGGCGGATCCGATGTCGATGAGCGAGATGGAGAGGAAGGCGGCGATCTCCGCCCTGCGAAAGGTCCCCTTCTTCCGCGATCTGGATCAGGGAACATTGAGCGATCTGGCGCGCTCCGGCCGGCAGACGGTCTTCCAGAAGGGCGAGGAGCTGTTCCAGGAAGGGGATCCCTGCCGGGGAATGTTCATGGTCCTCTCAGGCGCGATCAAGATCTACCGGAGCGCTCCGTCCGGCCGCGAGCAGATCCTGGCGATGGAGGGGCCGGGCGGATTCGCCGCGGAGCTGCCCCTCCTTGATGGCGAACCCTATCCCGCGTCGTGCGCGGCGATCGAAGAGAGCCGAGTCCTCCATGTGCCGCGCGCCGCCTTCGAGGAGATCCTCCGCCGCAAGCCCGAGCTGGCCCTGGGGATTCTCCGCGTGCTCGGGCGCCGGCTCAGGGGCCTCGTCATGCTCGTCGAGGAGCTCTCCCTGCTCGAGGTGCCCCAGCGGCTGGCGAAGTACCTCCTGGAGATGTCCGAGCGGCGGGGACCGACCTTCACGTTGAGCCTTTCGAACCAGGAGATCGCGAACCGACTCGGGACGGTCCGCGAGATCGTCTCCCGCAACCTCCATCGCCTCGCGCAGCAAGGCGCCATCAGGATCGAGGGGCGCCGGATACAGATCGTGGATGAGAAGGCGCTCCGCGACCTCGTCGAGGAGTCACGCTAGAGCGGTTCGATCGCGTCTGAGACGCTCGCCCCACGCTGCGAGGATCGACGCGGCTTCCCGATCGTCGTGCCCCGCCAGGGAGAGGATGAGCCTCTGCGCGAGAGCGTCGTCGCGCGCGGGATCGAGAGCATCCAGCAGGGCGAGCCGATCGAGATCCTCCCGCGGGAGCGCGAGCGACCCGTCCTCCCGGAAGTGCCGAAGGTCCTCCGGCTTCGCGACCGCGCTCTGCGCGAGGAGCACCCGCGGGAAGGGGAGCTCCTCGATGTCCCTTCTCCCCAGGGGAACGCTCCCCCCGGAGAGGGCGAGCGGCCCGCGCCGGGCGCGATGGATCATCGAATGCCACGCGCTGTTGATGAGGATCGTCGCCCTTCTCAGCAGAACCTCGGCCCTCGGGCCGCGATCGCGCGGGAGGACGAGCTGCGTCCCCACCGTCCCCGCGACCTCGCCACGCTCATCGCGCGCCGCCCGGATCACTTGCGATAGTCCCGACACGACGATCTTCGGCGAGTCATACAGGGCGCGGCGGCTCTCTCCGAGGCCGGACGCGTCGCGCGGCAGGATCGGATGAAGAAGGCTCCGTCCCAGATGACGCGTCGGACCTCTTCCCCAGGTGTCCCGGTAACGATCGATTCGCCCCGAAGTGAGCAGGCGCCATCCCTCGCCCCCTTCCCTCACCTGCGCGGCCAAGCGATAGGCCTCGCCGACGGCGGCGCCCGAACGAACCAGAAAGAACTCCCCCATCTTCGGATGACCGGCCGCGACCTCCTCGAGCCGCCGTGCGTGGGGTTCGATCAGAGCCCCCCACGAGCGCTTTCCGAAAAGATGACGCTCGACGCGGCGGACCTCCGTCCCCCTGGCGATCACGCCCACCGGTTCGCGACGAGGCGAACGCTCCGCCACCCAGCCGACCATGGCGATCGCGGCGTCGGGGCAGGGCCTGTCGCCCACGAAGAGGAGGAGTTGCGTGAGGGGCATCTCGCGCTCCATCCACTCCCGCAGCCCCTCCGCGTAGCGGGCTGCGAGGAGCGCGCGCGGGACAAGAAGGGCGCATCTGCCTGCATCGGTCAGTCGATCCGCCGCGGCGCGAACGAAGGGGACGCTGCGGTCGTAAGGCCCGCGTGCCGATTCCGGATACGCCTCGCGCAGACGCCCCCGCTCCGCGGACGCGCGCGCGGTCCGCTTCTCGATCGCGTTGCCGAAGGGAGGATTCCCGCAGATCAGATCGACCCCGAATCGCTCGGCGTCCGCCAGCGAGTCGCCCAGGCGGATCCGCTCGATGAGAAGAGCCGGATCGCGCACCGCGCCCGCGAGCCACAGCGCGAGACGCGTCGCGGCGACGGCCATCGGATCGTTGTCGATGCCGTGAAGCTCTACCGCAGGCCCGAACCGCCGGGCCGCTTCCAGAAGGAAGACGCCGGCGCCGACCGCGGGATCCATGATCGACGAGGGATGCCGGCCGCCATCGGCTGAAACGACTTCGATCAGTCGTCGCGCGACCGCCGGAGGCGTCAGAAAGAGGCCTGCCTGCTTCCGCCCCGGATGGCCGGCGACCCATGCGTCCACCAGGCATTCGAGCCCGTTCCCGGCCGGGCGCTCTGCGCTCCCCCTGGTCTCGGGCGCGCCTCCTCCGCACTCCGGCGCGCCGCCATCACGCTCGGACGCGCCGCCCCCGCGCTCGGGCGCGCCTCCCGCGGGGGAGAGGCCAAGCGCGAGGCCTCCCTCGCCCCGGCCAGAGGGCAGACCGCCATGAAGGAGTTCGGGAACGTGGTCGACGCCGGCGTCCGCGCACAGGCGCGGCGCTTGCGCCTGCAGGCGCCGGAGGTGGAACAGACTGTGGTCGCGGGCGGGAGAAGACATGGCGAGTCGAACCCTGCCTCACTCCCGCCGAAGCCGCAAGCGCGAACCGCCCGGCGCAAACGGGGCCGAGCGGCTGGAGAGCAGTTTGAACGCCCCCGCAGCGCGCCTTGCGGATCCGCTCCGCCCGGTTCCTGGGCACTAGATGGAAACCCGCCGCTTCCCTTCGCCCCGCTGTGTTCGCATTCGCGGCGCGGGGCTTTGGGA includes these proteins:
- a CDS encoding 6-phosphofructokinase; this translates as MPRNNLVSRPRKGDHIRRVGIVFAGGPAPAANAVISAAAVSFLDDDREVVGFLHGYENLQKYHPVTHRLVREEHYRELTQKEVTGSRNSQGILIGTSRANPGKGLCRAEDLNDPEKTVGLRNVYSAFVDLRIDALISIGGDDTLKTANLLHEFQKRLPPEAKRIQIVHLPKTIDNDYQGIDFTFGYFTAVDFIAKEMKNLRADAEAGRVYYIAECMGRKAGWLSYGVGIAGEANMVISVEDVDQGMMFDDEVVDPATGGTRAERRLKIEALVDQIVNLMIARERREDKHFGTVVLAEGLAELFPERYIRCIPKDEHGNISIGKIDIGKEIARLVAEEYRKRTGKDRKVIGLQLGYESRCAPPHAFDVMLGSQLGIGAYRALVEENLDGHMVSVTGQLELTYVPFQRLVNPQTLKTEVRFIRPDSDFHLLARFLESRTEVRGD
- a CDS encoding Crp/Fnr family transcriptional regulator, which codes for MSMSEMERKAAISALRKVPFFRDLDQGTLSDLARSGRQTVFQKGEELFQEGDPCRGMFMVLSGAIKIYRSAPSGREQILAMEGPGGFAAELPLLDGEPYPASCAAIEESRVLHVPRAAFEEILRRKPELALGILRVLGRRLRGLVMLVEELSLLEVPQRLAKYLLEMSERRGPTFTLSLSNQEIANRLGTVREIVSRNLHRLAQQGAIRIEGRRIQIVDEKALRDLVEESR
- a CDS encoding methyltransferase; translation: MSSPARDHSLFHLRRLQAQAPRLCADAGVDHVPELLHGGLPSGRGEGGLALGLSPAGGAPERGGGASERDGGAPECGGGAPETRGSAERPAGNGLECLVDAWVAGHPGRKQAGLFLTPPAVARRLIEVVSADGGRHPSSIMDPAVGAGVFLLEAARRFGPAVELHGIDNDPMAVAATRLALWLAGAVRDPALLIERIRLGDSLADAERFGVDLICGNPPFGNAIEKRTARASAERGRLREAYPESARGPYDRSVPFVRAAADRLTDAGRCALLVPRALLAARYAEGLREWMEREMPLTQLLLFVGDRPCPDAAIAMVGWVAERSPRREPVGVIARGTEVRRVERHLFGKRSWGALIEPHARRLEEVAAGHPKMGEFFLVRSGAAVGEAYRLAAQVREGGEGWRLLTSGRIDRYRDTWGRGPTRHLGRSLLHPILPRDASGLGESRRALYDSPKIVVSGLSQVIRAARDERGEVAGTVGTQLVLPRDRGPRAEVLLRRATILINSAWHSMIHRARRGPLALSGGSVPLGRRDIEELPFPRVLLAQSAVAKPEDLRHFREDGSLALPREDLDRLALLDALDPARDDALAQRLILSLAGHDDREAASILAAWGERLRRDRTALA